The genomic window GTGGATTTAGGGtaagtgataaaaattaattttattttatgcggTAATTTACTACaataatggtttttatttaaggtGACGAATGAAGCacgagattttattttaaatttaccagaTGAAAAGAACACTGCACATGTATTTATGCCCGTaagtaacaatatttattataattttgatcgaaaagtgtccttttcaataaattaaatatttatacacctGAGAACTTTATGCTAAGACTAATTTGGGTAGTTAGTACATGACTAAAGAATTAGCCCTGTTTTTTTggatgattaaaaaaagtaacaaaggTTTGTTCCTCCGATTTAAATAACACTATGAATTATTCTTCGAAGaattttatcaagttttttccaaccttttgatttaaatttattcaaatgtacCTAGTCTAGTATACAACTTATTTACTATATTTAGCTATTAGAGTGGGAGAAGTAGTTGTCTTACACGTCTGCCAAGCTTATTGATGCTCTTTATGATTTAAATAAGAGTAACGAGTTGGTCAACTTGAATTTCGAATAATAGCTTCATTCAGATATTTTGTAAATGCCACTGCCACAAGTGGTCCACAATTAACttacctgaaaataaaattttcaccaatAATACAAATAGGACCATATCGTACTGTTTTTTAAAACTCTTATTATATAgagtaaatatgaaattttcttagtaagaatttaaaaaaagtaatgtgaaatgattattttctaacaataagactaaaattcaatttcagTGTCCTCATGATAAGCCATGCCCAAGATTTTTAAACGATAATACTCCATGTAATTTTGAAGTAAGCTATCGTACTTTACCATTACTAGGCAGTTCCGAGTATCATCGAGAACGATATTCTTATGTTGTTTTACAAAAGTGTAAGGTTTCAAAATATCGACATacaatttaaatgattatttattaatttttacccTATTTTTAGCTCCGAGAAATGAAAACGATGTTTCTTGGCCAAGAATAGTACGCCCTACTTTAGTTAAATCCAAGCATACTATTTGCAGATTGTGTACATCAAAAGGTACATTGGAAGAAGTTATTTTTACAGCTTCCAAACACGGaaagtaagtatttaaatttaaattttagtattagtCTAAGATCTCGACCTTGGCCGAACTAACCTTATCGAGTTTCCTAATGaaatggatattttatttaaggtaatgTAAACTTCAACAAAACATGCTACGGTTCCCACATGCTTTTTATTAATGcttatcttttataaaatattcatttcattagGAAACTCGATGAAGGTAGTTCGGCCTAAGTCGGTATCTTGTACTatgtaatttcaaataaattttaataaaaaaaaaatgtatcttgTTTTAGGACGTCATATCATTGTGCCAGAGCCAGTAAATGGGGAGATCTTTTACCAATTACTATTGAACCAAAAAGTTGATTATGTGAAAGAttgaatacttaaaatttagcCAACCTCACAATAAGCAATTTGATCAGGCATGCCAAAACTAAGAGCAATTTTCAATTAACTTTCGTAATTATCGTTTAAActtaagattttaataaaatgtctgCGTTTCTGCCCAGTACGTTGTCTTCAGTTGCTGTAGCTAGAGCTGTGTTCTTAAGAGTTGCTAGTTTTACTCATAcagaataataatcaaaaatcgTTTCCGAAAATATGGGAAAATTCCTTTAAACTCAAAGCTCAAGTTGCCTAGTGTGAGAAATCAGcttgaatgtaaattttaactatattagtttaattttaatgaattgttagaattatgaaaatttataattaaaataagtttgtattttttttgtttattaatgtcattttctttatttgattatttcatgagataaaataacataaagtgAGATATCAATTGTTTGGGTTAAATTCATTGTATGGTTTAATTTCGTTAAGATTGATTCCTATgggttaaaaattgttatatcgGTTGCCTACTTTTAAGCACGATAATTCAAAAGCGGCAAGAGTCAAAAAGAGCTAATATAGAGCCTAGCGGTTATTACCCATATTCTAAAGCTGAAAAATGTATTCGCGTTTGTGTTATctatctttaaaacaaaaaatttttaataatcaatcaacttttgtttaaaaatatttcccatAAACTTAACACATTTGCTGCGGTTTGATGatgtgatgaaatttttataagttatatGTAATACAGTTTAGATATTCAACTCAAAATgtacagaatatttaaatagttaaatctattatttgttattttaaagagTTAGTAACAGTTGTTGACGTCACATGTCACATCGTAGTTTTTAAATTCACCCCTCGATAACCCGTACTTATCAATAAcggatttatataaaaaggaatTCGTATTTTATCCATTATTTAGACGCGACAGGTGAAGATTCGAATGAACAGTTAAATATAatgcaattttaagaaaataatgataaGATAAATAGACGAATTCGATTTTGTACACTAGATTCTTTATTAGTGTATATTCGATAAAACCGATTTGCTAATATTGAAGATTGGGCTACGAAATTATAGTGTTTTACGTCCTTCATATTTAATGATCGCTTACCAGACCACAATTTTGGTTGGCaacatgaaattttatatactgTAGCTAGCTCTAGGATTTAATTGGAATTTTagtttgttgataaaaaaaagagatCCCTTGGGCTCCTCTAAGAATTTTTAGTCCAATACATACTTAAGTATGTAATGGGTAAAAATATCGTTCGTAGAAAAACATTTGGGATCAGTGCAGTAATCATGAAATAGACACTGATACTTTGATggatctatttttatatttcttttacaaGGATGTATTTTTATAAGTAGGTATCTGTGAACACTGATACTTTAGTTTGCCTAATTCTACCATATGCTTTAGTTGACATTGGTTCAACTAATTGATCTATTGCCATAAATTTTAACTGATAGTCTCTGTAAATCCTCACCCGTGAGCTAAATAAGTGAATTGAAATagcatattttattaagaatcaataatttattttagtgaAAGATTTTGAATGCACAAAAGTCTACTTTTAAGCTATAGGTAGtagaagaaaatttacaaaatttttaagaaaaaggcaaaaaatgttaatttttaaaacaaacaacttttgttagaaagttgatttctttaaactttatatacttCTTCAGTCTTCAGCACAAATTATTCAGTTCTTGAGtaggaaaagtaaaaatatgatatctaaACAATTATATAGCTTTactcgttatttttttataaatcttttttacatCACTCCGTtctttattatgtcatttaaaagtcaaaacgtcatatgaaattttaaggttattttcgttaatttacGTATTGGACCATCATaatctatttattttgaaatgtttcataaaaattaaatatacaaaatgaatattattaagtCGCAAAACACAATTTTAAGCACGTCTAATATTATTCAGaaggtaaaatataaataaataagtagttTTAAGccaaaagatttatttattctaaattttagaGCTTATATTCGACACAATCTAAAGCTGTAGAAAAAATTAGAGATCGATTAGCAAATGGCCCAAGTTTTGaagattttgtaacaaaaagtaCGACCGAAATCAATGGCGAATGGAAAAATTATGATGGTAAATTACGTAGAGATAAAGGAGAAAATACAAGGTTACGTTTACCACCGTGGCTTAAGACTACAATCCCTACAGggaaaaatttccataaaattaaagaacaatTACGTGGTCTAAAATTAAGTACTGTTTGTGAAGAAGCAAGGTGTCCCAATATTGGTGAATGTTGGGGTGGTGGTGAACATGGAACGGCAACTGCTACTATTATGGTAAATTTAtccacattcaaattttataatatttgcttGGCACTTGCTTGGTTAGAAGTAGTCTGCTAGAATAATATAATACGGCCTGATGTCTAATTTGCCATATTACACATAAAAGTTTTGATTACGACTATTGTCCAGTCACTGAAATGTATACCTAgacctttattattttaatgaaatatgatTTGTTTATAGTTAATGGGTGATACTTGTACCAGAGGATGTCGATTTTGTAGCGTAAAAACATCACGAGCACCACCACCACTAGATGTAAACGAACCAGTAAATACCGCAGAAGCTATTGCGTCATGGGGTCTTAATTACATTGTTCTGACATCAGTTGATCGTGAcggtatataattattatctatattcaatataatatttaaattgaggTCCAAACTTTAAAGGAATATCCCttgagtaattttaaaattcctcTCACACTTTTTGCAAAtcttcaaaaactgaaaaaccaATATAACTGCAACTCCTTAAGTAAGGTTTTGGAAAAAAGGGTAAGGTACCTTTTCGGCTTTAAAGGACTCAAGGATTATATCCTTAAAGTTTGGGTCTTTATTCTCGTTTCAAACATTTGAATTccgagtaaaaaaaaatcttgatatttaataaacgaaaataaaCCCCTTTTGGATTTCTTTTCAATCAAATCtagttcattttttgttaatcttgtttattattacttttgtttttagaTATTCCTGATGGGGGAGCATCTCATATTTCTGAAAcagtcaaaacaataaaaaagttgtaagttataaattttagatGGAATGAGTAATTTGCTTGGTAATTGTTTAATAGTTTGAATGATTTTTAGGAATAATTCAATATTGGTTGAATGCCTGGTACCTGATTTTGGTGGAAATGTCGATTCTGTAAAATTGATTGCCAATTGTGGCTTGGATGTATATGCGCATAATATTGAAACTGTCGAAGAATTAACGCCTTTTGTTCGTGATCGGAGAGCAAAATACAGGTAATTGCAAATTTATGCCTAAACATGCTTAACTGATTGCAGTCAATTTTTGCTTTCTAAGAAACTTATATCAAATTTACTTTATAGACAATCCTTAGCTATGCTAAAGGCGGCAAAGGAGGAAAATCCAAATCTAATTACCAAATCATCCATTATGTTAGGTTTAGGTGAATCAGACGAAGAAGTTTTACAGACTCTTAAAGGTATTTCatgtataataaacaaattttctgttaaacttataaattatttttctattactaGATTTAAAAGAAGCTGGCGTGGAATGCGTTACACTTGGACAATATATGCAACCAACAAAACGCCATTTGAAAGTGATAGAATACGTTACTCCAGAAAAATTCAAACATTGGGAAGATATGGGAACAGAATTAGGATTTTTGTATACAGCTAGTGGGCCTCTGGTAAGAAGTTCTTATAAAGCTGGAGAATTTTTCATTacaagtatattaaaaaatcgacGAAGTTCTGTATAATTTATAGTGttgtattttaaagttataaaatatataatatatttttgtttgtttgaagtgAACGTGTATTTTTTGTGCGAATAAGGTGCGTGTATTTTATGTTCATTTAAGTTTGATGCTGGCATGAGATGTAGTTATGTAATTGTGATACCATTGAGTcttataaatttcgaaaaaattttaggtCGAGAATATTGTTTCGATCAATGGTTGACTTAGTAAGTAAATTAGaacgaatttttgtttaaaaatgaaataaaaaaaggagtTTCTCTCAACAATTCATGCATTTTCctttttataattaagttaAGGTTAACTTTCTTACCTCAAAATTAGCCCAAGGCTCTAGgagattaaatttgtttttgtaactaTAGTAGCAGCCAAAAtagttgatttatatttttttataccatgtatatttgaaatatatcatggtatactaagtttagtcccaagtttgtaacgcttaaaaatattgatgctacgaacaaaattttggtataggtgttcataaaatcatctaattagtccattttatgAATTGTCGTTTTCTTAAGCGGGTGCCACAAATCATGACATAAGAGTGATAAAATCCAATCCttcttaaaaaagaataatttattgaaaattttagccACAGTGTAAATTTTGAAGTTCCCCTGTAAGGTTTTCGATGGAATCGGCTAGTATAATGTGGTTAAATGTAAAGAAATTACAAACGTTGTTTTGTTAATGATGTTGGAAATGCGGAGGTATGTATTTAGGTGTAGGTTTAGTAAATTTTACAGGTAACGATTTTTGACATAATTGTAGGTATTAGTATGAATAACGAAtttagatttcaaaaattttcagaataggttgaaaatttaatttaacaaaagcaTATTGGATTATTTAAAAGGTGGAATTTGGACTAAGGACAACTTACATCATATTTTCTCCCTGCAATTTTCTCCCTACGAGGATGAAGTGTTAAACTACAATTTTatcattgttttaatttgtaactCCTCCCACCACATAAGGGCATGTACAGATTTTTAAAACACCCTCCCACCAGAACGCATACGTAATTATGATTGAcccttaaagaaattttaaatcttattaaaaacgataattaacgaaaaataatcAATCTTAATTGTTAACGTCAGATTGACTTTTTacaatttccgaaggaaattgTAGTTTCAGTTTGATTCAATTTAAGGTTTTTTATAgaaacccaaattttttttagtagatttgttttctttgatttaaaaaattaacattttttcctaTACAAATTAGTACACAAATTGAAATCTCATATTTTTAACCAAGGAAAACGAttctaccaaaaaaaattatgggtttccatttaataaaatgaagttGACTCTTATTTGAGCATGATAAGCCCACTTATAAAAATTCTGGATCATACTGTAAcatttaatatgaaatgaattattaaatcgTCCGGTGTAAATACAATAAACTTTAATCCGGGGtcatctaaaatttattatacaaataaataataaataaaatataattataattactttgCTTATCTATTggcattatttttattccatgtttattatgatgattattttgaatattgataattttggtGGCTT from Chrysoperla carnea chromosome 2, inChrCarn1.1, whole genome shotgun sequence includes these protein-coding regions:
- the LOC123292213 gene encoding lipoyl synthase, mitochondrial translates to MNIIKSQNTILSTSNIIQKSLYSTQSKAVEKIRDRLANGPSFEDFVTKSTTEINGEWKNYDGKLRRDKGENTRLRLPPWLKTTIPTGKNFHKIKEQLRGLKLSTVCEEARCPNIGECWGGGEHGTATATIMLMGDTCTRGCRFCSVKTSRAPPPLDVNEPVNTAEAIASWGLNYIVLTSVDRDDIPDGGASHISETVKTIKKLNNSILVECLVPDFGGNVDSVKLIANCGLDVYAHNIETVEELTPFVRDRRAKYRQSLAMLKAAKEENPNLITKSSIMLGLGESDEEVLQTLKDLKEAGVECVTLGQYMQPTKRHLKVIEYVTPEKFKHWEDMGTELGFLYTASGPLVRSSYKAGEFFITSILKNRRSSV